In Campylobacter sp. RM16187, the DNA window TATTCCTATGTTGCGCATAACCTCATAAATTTCAGTTTTATTTTCAATATTTATGCCAAATTTATCCTCTATATCCCATAAAAGCTCATCTATAGCCCCCTCTATCTCGTTTTTTACATCTATATTTTTATCCCACTCAGGTCTTAGTGCGTAAGAGCTGTAAATTTCATCTATCTTTTGAGCTAAAGCGACAAGCTCCTTTTCATCTATCTGAGTTAAGTCTGCCAAATTCTCATACATATCGGCAATCGATCTCTTGCCCTTAAATTCCTCTTTCATCTCATCTTTTTTATTTACTATCCGCTCTTTTATAGCTCTTAAGGCGGCTAATTTTTCTTCATCACTCAATCGTCCGGCGGTATATTCATCTATGATTTTTTGAATTTGAGCTGAAATAGACCTGTAAAATGCCGGATTTGAGTCAAATTTCTCAGTCACAACAGCATCTAGCGCACTTTTGATACTTTCAGCTTTTGCATTTGCTCCCACAAGCCTATCTACTTCACTATCAAATTCCGCCTCAAATATATTTACAATCCTACTTAGAGTATTAACTCCTTTTGCGTTTATAAAGGTATCAAGCAGCTTTTGCATATCTTTTTCATACTTATTAAAGTCGCATTTTTCTTGATACATTATCTGCACGATACTTCTTAATTCATTATAAAATTTGATTTTACTCTTATACTCTTTTATCTCAATACCGGTTAAAATTTCTGCCGTCTTGTCGCTACTTAAGGCTAGAGCAAAAGCCCTTGCAAGAGATGAAAGCCACTCTTTAAAATTTTTACGCCTATCTTTATCGCCCAAAGACTTCGCATAACTCTCTACATCATTTTTAAACTCCACATCTTTAAAAAGCTCCTCTAAATGAGTATAGTAAGTTTTTACTTTTGATATCTCGCTTCTTACGTCTATAACAGCCCCCACTATATCCACCCCGTCAAATCCGCTTAGGCACTCGTAGCTTTCAAGACTATCGCTTAGCTCTCTTAAAAGCCCTCTATAGTCTATTATCAGCCCGTAGTCTTTGCCCTCATATACTCTGTTTACTCTTGCTATGGCTTGAAGCAGATTATGCTCTTTTAAAGGTTTATCGACGTATAAGATAGCGGCTCTTGGAGCGTCAAAACCCGTTAGAAGCTTATCAACGACTATCAGCATATCCATATCATCACCGTTTAAAAACTCATCTTTTGCGGTATCTATATATCTTTCATTGCCCCCATACTCTTTTTCTATATCTTTCATCGCATTTATTACAAATTCTCTGCTTCCGCCTATATTTTCATCCTGTTCGTTTGATATAACAAAGGCTGTTTTTATCTCGCCCAAATCTTTAAAAATTTGATGATACTTTATCGCCTCAAATTTTGAGCTAGTTGCAAACATAGCTTTAAATCCGGGCTTTGCAAACTCTTTAAAATGTTTATTTATATCCATAGCCACAAGATATAGCCTTTGCTCGCTTGAAGCTACTTTGCTAAATTTAGCCCACTTTTGCTGCAAATCTCTCTTTTGCTCATCGCTTAAATTTCTGCAAATAGCCTTAAATCTCTCGTCTAAAATTTCAGGATTTGAAATTTCTTGCTCCACAAATCTACCCTCATACAAAAGCGGCAGCACTGCTCCGTCTCTAACCGCGTCATCTATCGTATATCTGTGTATCTCTCCGCCAAATTTTGCAAAGCTATTTTTCTCACGTTTTAAAAGCGGAGTCCCCGTAAAGCCTATATAGCAAGCGTTTGGCAACGCTCTTCTCATAGCTATATGCAAATCGCCCCCTTGAGTTCGGTGACTCTCATCAACCAATACAAAGATATTGTTATCGTTTAACACTATTTTAGAGTTTGCAACGTTTGCAAATTTATGCACTAAAGTTGTTATAACGCCGACATTACTTTTTAGCTTATGGGTCAAATTTGCACCGCTAAAGCTGCGTTCAACCCTTATATCGGTATTCTTAAACGTTCCTTCTATCTGCTTATCAAGCTCGATACGATCACTTACTATTATAACCTTTGAATTTGTATAAATTTGCTTTAAAAGCTTGGTTAGCATAACCATAGTTAGGCTCTTTCCGCTTCCTTGAGTATGCCAAATAAGCCCGCCCGTTCTTTTGCCGTCTTCTATTCGCTCGACTCTTTTTAGAGCTCTTTTGATACCAAAAAACTGCTGATACCTGCAAATTTTCTTAACTCTATTATCAAAAAGGATAAAATTTCTCATGAGATCAAGAAGCCTATCCGGTCTTAGCAAGGCATAAAGCGTCATATCAAGAGCTGTTATGCTTCTATCGTTTACAAATTTAGCTAAATTCTCGCGCGCGTTCTCTTCTTCCTCTTCTTTCCAAATAGAGTAAAATTCAGGCTTTGTGCCAGTGGTGCCGTATCTTGCTTCATTTGCGTTGGCAGCTAATGTAAGCTGTATAAATTTAAAAAGATGTGGTATCTCGCCCTTTTCTTGCTCTTTTAGAAGCTGGTTTATACCGTTTTGGACGTTTATGCTTGATTTTTTAAGCTCAATGACAGCCAAAGGAATGCCGTTTACAAAAAGCACTAGATCGGGTCTTCTGCTCTTTTTGTCACTTTTATCAGACTTGGCTACGGCAAATTCTTCGGTTATATAAAAGTCGTTATTGTAGATATTTTCAAAATCGATAAATTTTATGCTAAAACTTCTTTTAGAGCCGTCAGGCAAGCTCTCTTCATAACTCTCCCCCATTAAAAGCATATTTGTAACTCGCTCGTTTGCCACGCCTAGACCCTCATTTAGGCTTACATCAAGATGCTCGATAGCTCTAGCTATACTTTGAGGAGAAAATTTATAAATTTCACCCTTGTATTCGTATGAATTTAGCTCGTTTAGCTTTTTAGCCAAAATTTCTTTAAAAAGAACATTTGATGTTTGGTTGTCTCTTAGTTTTAAATTTTCATCTCTGCTTATAAATTTATAACTAAACAGCTCACTTGTAAGTAAATTTATGCAGTTTTGTTGCAATGCTTTTTCCGATGTGTTTGGGGTCATTTTAGATCCTTTAAATCACTACATTCTAAAAATAAACTTTTTACTTTTTCATCAAATTTTTTCTTCCTTTTTTTAATACCTGCTTTTCTTATTTTCCATTCATCAAAAGCATCTTTTTTTATTTCATAAACTTTTACAACCCTATAAAGTCTTGCTTTGCTTTCTTCTCCAAAATCATCATACGTTTTTACAATTTCAAGATGACAGTTTATAAAAGAGCCATTTCCGAAATCATATTTGCTATCAATGACATCGTTTTTAAATTTACTATCCCCCATGCTAAAATCTATCTTTTCATTTTTATAAATTCCTTTCCATTTGTATTTACCTTCTTTTAGAACAGGAGATATTAATTCTATGACGGCATCATCATCTTCTTCCAATTCCTTACCATCGTTGATAATAAAATTTTTAAACTCTACTCTTTCAATGATTGTTTCTTTTTTAACTTCAGAGCCAAATCCAACTTTTTGTATTTTTTCATATTTTTCTAACTTTGAATAATAATTTGATAACGGTCTTGCTATTTTTTGTTCTAAATTTATATCTTGCGAAATATCATTTTTATTACTCTTATTTTTAAGTTCAGCTATTTCAAGTTCTAATTTTTTAACTTCCAATCTATTTTTTTTATATGCACCGCTACAAATATGTTTTATCAATTCAACAATCTTATTGGCAACATATCCTATGGTAGCTGCTGAAATTGAAGATGCTGTTGGGTATTTTTCTATTACCTCCAAAATTTCAATATATCCGCCTTTTTCAGGAACTTTACTTTCAAGTTTTATTTCGACATCCAACACAGCACACACGACACTAACAATATTTAGAAAATCTTTTTCTATACTATTTCTAACAAATGCATTCATAGAGTGAGAATTATCATTTAAATAATAATGAACTATCAGTTTATTTCTTGCTTGGCTAATATTTTTATTATTATCATTCATAACATCAAGTCCTTACCTTTCCTGTTAATAAATTTTGCATAAGCCCTTGTTTTTGTGTTTTTAAGCTCTCTAGTTTGTTTTCTAAAATTTTTATCTCATCATCGCAAGCGGTTAAAATTTCTGCGATTTTTTGTTGTTCTTTTAAAGCTATTGGTATCAAAATTTTTTTTGATAAAAATGTTGCATTTGATATATTGATAGTATTTTTAGCACCTTTTTGAATAATTGTTTGCAAGTAGTTTTTTGTTCTTATTGATGACTCAAAATAAAAATGTAACCAAGCTCCCAAATATCTATTTATTAGTGTAAAAACTCCATACAATGGAGATACTATAACATTTTTTCCATTGAAATTTTGCTTTATTATTCCATAAGGAAAATTACCAGTAGGGCTTTTCGTGTAAACAATATCAAAAGGTTTTACAAGATTATAATTTAAAGTATCTTGTGCTGCAAAGCTTCTCCCCAAATACTCTATTTGGTTGATAATTCCGACATGAACAGACACAGAATACACATCACTTTTACTATCACTTTTAAGCTTATGCTCTGTCAAAATCTCTCCAAGTTTAGTTTCTTGCCACTCGTCGTTGAAGTTTGGAAAGCGGATTTTGGTGGTAAGAAGGTTTTGCATTAAGCCTTTTTTGAACTCTTTTTTTGATTTGATTAGTTCTGCGGTTAAATTTATAGCCCTATCCCAAGTAGATAAAATTTCCGCTATTTTTTCTTGTTCATCAATCGGCGGAAGTAAAATTTTCTAATGAAAAAAAATCTTTATCCGTGATATTTATCCTATCGTGTCTAGCACCATAGTTTGCTACACTTTTAACTTGGTTATACCAAAAAATACTCTTAAAAAAATACGATAAAAATTTTGCCTTTTTCTCATCTTCCACTCTAAATACAGTATATAAAGGTGAAACTATACCAATGGAAATCAAATTTCTATTAATAGGTCCTGTTGGTGCATTTATGGAAATTCGTGGGTTATAAACAAAATCTCCATAATCTACAATATAGTAGTCTTGAATATTATTTTTGTTTGCTATGTCTTTATCAAAATATTCATTTTGCACGACAATTCCATTTGTTGCCGAATTTGATAAAACTAAATTTATAAAGCTATCTTTATTTTTAGTTGAAACTTTTTCAGCAACATCTCCCAGCCTTACAACTCTCCACCCGCTCGGCAAATTTTTAAAACTATTCATCTTTATCCCTCATAGTCCAAGCTCCTTAAGATAGCCATCCATCTTATCTTGAACTATTTTTAGCTCATCTTCAAGGCGTGAAATTTCAAGCTTAACGGCAGCCATATCCACTTGCTCTTCTTCCTCGTAAGTATCTACATATCTAGGGATGTTTAGATTAAAATCATTTTGTTCTATCTCGTTTATGCTTGCTACGTGAGAATACTTATCGATCCGGCTTCTATTTTTGTATGCGGTGATGATCTTTTGGATATTTTCATCAGTTAGGCTGTTTTGATTTTTGCCCTTTTCAAATTCACGGCTAGCGTCTATAAAAATCACGTCTTCTTTAGTGCGATTTTTCTTAAAGATCATGATGCAAACCGGTATACTTGTGCCGTAAAATAGATTTGCAGGCAGTCCGATGACCGCATCAAGCAGATTTTCTCTTATTAGTTTTTCTCTTATCCTTCCCTCACTAGCTCCCCTAAATAGCACGCCGTGTGGCAAAATCACGCCCATAGTTCCGTTTGAATTTAAAGAGCTTATCATGTGAAGCACGAAAGCAAAATCGCCCTTACTCTTTGGGGGCACACCTCTTTTAAACCTGCCAAAACTGTCATTTGCGGCTATATCTTCACCCCATTTATCAAGGCTAAAAGGCGGATTTGCAACGACCACATCAAAGGTTTTTAAAAGACCATTTTCAAGATGAAGCGGATTTCTTATCGTATCGCCCCACTCGATAACCGAGTCATTTATCTCATGCAAAAACATATTCATTTTACAAAGCGCTTGGGTTTGGCTATTTTTCTCCTGTCCGTAAAGACGGAAATTTTGACCGTTTGTCTGCTTGCTGACTTTTATCAGCAAAGAGCCTGATCCGCAGGTTGGGTCATATATCATGGCGCCGTCTTTTGGCTCTACAAGCTGAGCTAGCAGATCAGAAACCTCTCCCGGAGTATAAAATTCTCCGCCTTTTTTACCGGCATCGCTAGCAAATTTTGATATAAGATACTCATACGCATCGCCTATAGCGTCGCTACTTGCTAGGCGTGATGGACGCAGGTCAAGTCTAGGATCGCTAAAGTCTTCGATTAGGTGCTTTAAGATAGCATTTCTTTCTTTTGTGTCGCCAAGCTTGTTTTTATTGTTAAAATCAATGCTTCTAAAAATCCCTTCCAGCTTTTCGGAGTTATCCTCCTCTATCTTATCAAGCATTTTATTAATGATCTCGCCTAGATTATCCGCCTCTTTTTGCTCTATAAGCCTTTCAAACGTATGCTCTTCATCGAGTCTAAATTTCTCACGCTTTAAGCTAGCTTCTATGCGATCTTTTTTATCGCCGTATTTTTCTTTTAAATTTTCAAGCTTTTCTTTGTAAAAATCGGAAAGATACTTTATAAAAAGCATCGTTAAAATATAATCCTTATAATCGCTACTATCTATAGTGCCGCGAAATGTATCGCAAGCCTTCCAAACTACATTATTTATAGTATCTTTTGTTGTTTTTTGCATTTTTATCCTTTGATTGCTTCTTGGAATACTGATTTTGTAAAGATTTTGTTTTTCTCTACCAGAGATGTTAAAATTTCATTTTTTTTAGCTGATATTTCTAAAAATTTTACGATTTGTTGCTGTTTTTGCAGACTAATACTAGGAACTTTAATCTTAGCAAGATCGCTTACCTTTATAGCGGCTATTCTTCCTGAAATGTCGCTATAAAGGGCTTTTTTAACGATATTGCTGTTTAAGTAGTAAGCTATAAATTTTGGCTCAAAACTATTTTTTAATCTTAAGCGAGCAACAAGAGATGAAAATATCAAATTTTCGTATTGAGCATCTATACTCACGGCAAAATTTGGCCATCTAAGGCGTATTAAAACATCTCCTTTTCTTACTAAATAATCATCTTTTAATTGCTCGTTTGATATAAAATTTTCACTAAAGTCGTGACTATATATACCGTCTTCACTGAAAGATTTAAGGGAAACTAAGTTGTATCTTTTCTGTGTAGTATCATCGACTAACGCCTTTTTGCGTTCAGTCATTAGCCCGATTTTAATTTCAGATATATCTTTAAGCTCAATCCTCAAAATTCAAATCCTTTTTGTTATATTCAAGAATTATACAATATCGAACTATATAAATCAAGCCAAATTTAAGCATATATCTAAATTAGTTTTGATATTATTATAATTCAAAAACGATATTAAAGGATAGGTATGTTTGCCGATAGAGTTAAAGAGCTTAAGCTATTAAATGACGAATATTCTAATTCTAATTTTTCATTTACAGTGCTATACGGCAGAAGAAGAGTCGGCAAAACAACGCTTTTAAAAGAATTTATAAAAGATAAGCCCTCTATATACTTTTTGGCCACTCTTGAAAACTTTAATGTAGTTTTAAATAGATTTAAAGATATAGTAGCAGAGTTTTTACAAGATAGTCTTTTAAAGAGCTTAGAGCTAACTGATATAAAGCAGCTATTTAAATATCTCTCAAACAAGAAATTTGATAAAAAAATAATCATAATAATAGATGAATTTCAATATCTTAGCAAGATAGATAGCTCTATACCGTCACAATTCCAATACATAATAGATGAGCTACTGAAAGATAAAAGTATCCACCTAATACTTTGCGGCTCTATAATATCGATGATGTACGAGCAAACTCTATCTTACAATTCCCCTTTATATGGCAGAAGAACAAGCGATATCAAACTTGAGGCCATAGAGTTTGATTATCTAAAAGAATTTTTTAATAATAAGTCAAAAGAGGAGCTAATAGAGCTTTATAGCGTGCTTTATGGAGTGCCTAAATACCTAGAGATGTTTAGAGATAGCGGTGATATATTTAACAGCATAGAGACAAATATATTAAATCCGAATGGATATTTATACAACGAACCTCAATTCATCTTGCAAAATGAGGTAAACGAACCGATCACCTACTTTTCTATACTCGAAGCTATAGCGAACGGAGAACACAAGATAGGAAATATAGCCGGCAAGTTAAATAAGAATGTTCAAAACATCACCTCTTTTATATCAAAGCTCATGGAGCTTGATATCATATATAAAGATGTTCCGATAACCGAGAGCAATCCACTAAAGAGCAAAAAAGGGCTTTACTTTATCAAAGATAATTTTTTTAGATTCTGGTTTAGCTATGTACTACCTTACAAGAGCCAGCTAGAAATAGGTAATACTAACTATGTTTTAAACATATTAAAAGAAAACTTTAATAGCTTTATATCACCTATATATGAAAAACTGGCTCTAAGATATATGATGAATAATTATAGTCTCATAAAATGCGGTAGATGGTGGGACAAAGATACAGAAATAGACATTGTAGGCATAGCGCAAGACTACCTAATAGCAGCAGAGTGTAAATACTCTAATAAAAAAGTAGGCATAGATGTGTTAAAAGACTTGCAAGAAAAATCTAAAAAGATAGACTCAAATTTGCCTATAAAGCATTTTTTTATATTTAGCAAAAGTGGCTTTACCGATGAACTAAAGAAGCTTAAGGGTGATGAAGTCGTATTGGTGGAGTTGGTGTAGATAATTTTGACTATAAAAACAATTCTTTTTAATCATTAAATAGTATTTTTAAATTTAATATTAGGCTCTGTTTTAGCACTTCATTGATTTTTAAAATTTAATAAATTTTCTGATCTTTTATAAAATTTGTCGTCTATTTTGCAAAATCGTAATTAACATAGACCGAAACGTTTAAGTCTTTTACGGTCTCCACTATGTTTTCATAAATTCCCGATGTTAATTACATTAATCAAAACTTGGATGACTTTAATCGAGATATAAGCATATATACATAATATTGACCTGGGGCATGATTTTATAATTTTCTAAAAGTGCTTTGAAATGCCGTATTTTAGGGCTTAGTGGCGGACAGAGAGGGATTTGAACCCTCGAAGCCCGATTAAGACTTGCACCCTTAGCAGGGGTGTGGTTTCAGCCGCTCACCCATCTGTCCATAAAAGAAGAAATGTGATTATATTAAATAGCTCCTGATATGCCGCTTAAATTTTGTAAATTCTAACTAATCTTTCCAAAGACACTATTTTAGCCTATTCTTATCCGGATTTAGAGTATTCGCATAATAACAGATCATGCGATAAACATACAAAATACACCTATCGCTTCCACGATCCATTGTGATAGTTCGCCCTATACATATCCTCAGGATCAAGCATATCTGAGCGAAGCTATATCTGAATATCCAAGAGCTATTAGATCTGCTTCGGTAGATTTTCCGACAAATGGAATTTTTCTAAGCTCACTCATTTGCAACTTCTATTTCAGATAGTATTCTTTCGCAGATTTCCCTAGGATTACTATCTTCATATATCGGTCTGCCAACTACGATAAAATCGCTATTTTCTCTTTTTGCGGCATCCAAATCAGCTACTCTACTTTGATCGTTCGTATCCTCATTAAAAGGACGAATTCCTGGAGTTAAAGTAAGGAAAAAACGTGATGTCGCATCTTTTATCATATTACTCTCAAATACCGAACAAACCATCCCATCAACACCTACTTCATAAGCACTAACACAAAATTTAAGAACAAAATTTTTTATATCGTCGTTATAAACTATTCTAAAACCATCCTCATTAAAACTAGTAAGCGCCGATACAGCAAGAACCAAGGGACGATTTTTTAATAAATTTAAACGGTTCATAACTTCACCCATTGCTCTTTTTCCAGCACTTGCATGGATGTTTATCATATCTACCGGCAGACTTGCTATCACTTCTGCGGCATCAGCCATCGTGTTTGGTATGTCGTGGAGTTTAAGATCTAAAAAAATTTTAAAATCATCTATTTTTTTTATCTCATTTATGATTTTAGCTCCGTCTCTTAAATAACTTCTAAGCCCAACTTTCATCCAGACATCAAGGCCACTTAACTTTCTAGCAAGCTCTAAATTTTGCTCCATATTAGGCATATCCAAAGCTACACAAAGTTTCATATATCACTCCTTGCGGCATCAAGCACGCCGTTTATAAATTTCGGAGCCGAGTCGCTTCCAAGCTCTTTGGCAAGCTCTATCGCCTCGTTTATCACGACCGCTTTATCGGTGTCCGTAAATTTCATCTCGTAAGCTCCAAGACGGAGTATCGCTCTTTCTAAAACGCCGATTTCGTGAATTTTATACTCTTTTAAGTGTGCATTAAGGATCTCATCAATAGCGGCTAAATTTTCATTCACTCCGTCATAAAGCGAAGTCGTGAAATTTCTTTGCTCATTTCTTATCTTTTTTTCCTCTAAAAATTCATCCTTAAATTCACTCATCTCGCTACCCATCTCCTGAGCGTAAAGTAGAGAAATGACGGCTTGTCTAACCTGATGACGAGTTGCCATTTTAAGCCTTTATGTTTTTGTATAGATTTAGTAGCTCTATAGCCCCACTCATCGCTTCAAAGCCTTTATTACCGGCCTTGCTGCCCGCTCGCTCAATGGCCTGCTCGATACTATCTACCGTTAGCACGCCAAATGTTACGGGCTTGCCGTATTTAAGAGTTACGTTTGCGATGCCTTTTGTAGTTTCAGCCGAAACATAGTCAAAATGAGGAGTTGAGCCTCTAATAACCGCTCCAACGCAGCATATCGCGTCCCATTTGCCGCTCTCAAGTGCCTTTTCAAGAGCCATAGGGATTTCAAATGCTCCCGGAACTAAAATAAGGCTTAAATTTTTTTCATCTCCGCCGTGGCGAAGAAACGCATCTCTAGCGCCTTCGACAAGCCTATCAGTGATGATGTGGTTAAACCTCGCGTTGATAATTGCGATTTTTTCTTTTCCGCTTAGTTTTAAATTTCCTTCGATTATGTTCATAATTATCCCCTTAAAATTTCTTGTATTTTTAAAGTCTGCTCTACAACTCTATCCAGCTCGTCTAAATTTAACATATTTGGTCCATCACACATCGCTTCACACGGATTTATATGCGTCTCGTAAAAAAACCCGTCCACACCCACACTTGCCGCCGCTCTTGCAAGATAAGGAACAAATCTCGCGTCCCCTCCGCTCTTACCTCCCGCAACTCCGGGCATCTGCACGCTGTGAGTTACGTCAAAAACTACAGGAGCAAACTCTCTCATGAGGACTAAATTTCTCATATCAACGACTAAATTTCCATATCCAAATGTGCTTCCTCGCTCGGTTAACCAAATTCCATTTTGCCTGGCTACTTCATATCCCTCGCCCTCTATGCCGCGAGTTTCAAGCACTTTTTTAACTGAATATTTCATATTGTCAGCCGCTAAAAACTGTCCTTTTTTGATATTTACAACCGAATTTGTCTTAGCCGCAGCCACAAGCAAATCAGTTTGGCGGCATAAAAACGCGGGAATTTGAAGCACATCGGCTACTTCACTCACAGGTTTAGCCTGATAGCTCTCATGAATATCTGTTAAAATTTTAAAGCCAAATTCTTTTTTCACTCGTGCTAAAATTTCACACCCTTTTTCAAGTCCAGGCCCTCTAAAACTGCTTATACTCGTGCGGTTTGCCTTATCAAAACTTGATTTAAAATAAAAATCAATCCTACTGTCTTCATTAAATTTCACAAGCCTTTTTGCCACTTCAAACACAAGCTCTTCGCTCTCGATGACGCAAGGCCCTGCGATTAGTATCATTATTTCTCCTTTACTACTATAATTCCGCTAAGAATCACTAGAATTATACCTAAAAATGCAACCATGTTTGGCAAACCATCTCCCATAAAATACCCGATGATAATAGTAAAGATAACATCTGCATAGCTTACGGCTGCGACAGTTCCGGCCTTTTTACTGGCGGCATAAGCCTTAGTAAGATACATCTGAAAGTAAAGTCCCGCAACACCCATTAAAACGATTAAAAAGATATTTTTCGTATCGGGCAAGACAAATTTAGAAAACAAAAATTCAAACCCGTCTATCCGGATAAACTCCGCCAAAGCCATAAATATGATCGGAAGAGCCGTGCCAAATCCCATAAAAGAAAAGACTATGACGCGCGTATCATAGCTTTTTTTAAGCTCCCTAACGCTCGTATAAGCCATCGCAGCCCCTACTCCGCTCCAAATTCCAAGCCAATCGGTCTTTGAGATGCCAAGCTCAGGCTGAATGATAAGCAAAATTCCGCCAAATCCGATAAATATCGCCATCCAACCGCGCGAGCTTAACTTCTCACCCATAAACATCGCGGCAAGAAGCGCTGTAAATATCGGGCTAGTCTTAGAAAAGGTAAACGCAGCGCCTAAATTTATATGAGCGATGTTGTAAAAAAACGCAAAGAGCGCAAGCGTGCCGATCACTCCTCTAAAAATAAGCAGATACGGATGCCCACCCTTTTGATGAGCCGGGCGTTTATAAAGCGAATAAACGATCATCACAAGGCCGATCAGATTTCTAAAAAACACAACTTCGATAGACGGCATATCAGCACTTATGACCTTCGCAAGAGCGCCCGTTATCGCAAAGAGCATGCAAGCGATGATCATATAATACGTGCCCAAATGCCTCATTAGAAATTTATGTAACAACTATTAACCTTCTTTGAAATTTGAGCGTATTGTAGTGCAAAACGGCTTAATTTATAAACATTGTAAGTTAAAAATTTGTATAATAGCAAAATTTAAAGGAATATAAAGTGCAAAAAATCATACTTGTCGGAAAGCCAAACGTAGGCAAAAGCTCGCTTTTTAACCGTTTGGCAAAAAAGCGCATAGCCATCACTTCAGACGTAAGCGGAACCACTCGCGATACAAACAAAGCCGAGATAACGATTGACGATAAAAAGTGTATTTTAGTAGATAGCGGCGGACTTGACGAGAGTAGCGAGCTTTTTAGAAACGTCAAAGAAAAAACGCTCAAAGAGGCTCAAAACTCAGACGCGATCATATACATGGTAGACGGCAAAAATTTCCCTGATGATGAAGACAAGGCGATGTTTTACGCGCTTTTAAGACTAGGAATTCCAACCGCACTTGTCATAAACAAGGTCGATAGCAAAAAAGACGAGCAGCGAGCTTGGGAATTTGATAGCTTTGGCGCAAAGGATCTGTTTGCCATCTCTGTTACGCACAACGCGGGAGTTGATGAGCTTAGCAAGTGGATTTATAGGCATCTTAAAGATGAGATAAAGCCTGATTTGGATGAAGATTTTGATGATTTTTT includes these proteins:
- the ribH gene encoding 6,7-dimethyl-8-ribityllumazine synthase, giving the protein MNIIEGNLKLSGKEKIAIINARFNHIITDRLVEGARDAFLRHGGDEKNLSLILVPGAFEIPMALEKALESGKWDAICCVGAVIRGSTPHFDYVSAETTKGIANVTLKYGKPVTFGVLTVDSIEQAIERAGSKAGNKGFEAMSGAIELLNLYKNIKA
- the nusB gene encoding transcription antitermination factor NusB; protein product: MATRHQVRQAVISLLYAQEMGSEMSEFKDEFLEEKKIRNEQRNFTTSLYDGVNENLAAIDEILNAHLKEYKIHEIGVLERAILRLGAYEMKFTDTDKAVVINEAIELAKELGSDSAPKFINGVLDAARSDI
- a CDS encoding DMT family transporter; the encoded protein is MLHKFLMRHLGTYYMIIACMLFAITGALAKVISADMPSIEVVFFRNLIGLVMIVYSLYKRPAHQKGGHPYLLIFRGVIGTLALFAFFYNIAHINLGAAFTFSKTSPIFTALLAAMFMGEKLSSRGWMAIFIGFGGILLIIQPELGISKTDWLGIWSGVGAAMAYTSVRELKKSYDTRVIVFSFMGFGTALPIIFMALAEFIRIDGFEFLFSKFVLPDTKNIFLIVLMGVAGLYFQMYLTKAYAASKKAGTVAAVSYADVIFTIIIGYFMGDGLPNMVAFLGIILVILSGIIVVKEK
- the kdsA gene encoding 3-deoxy-8-phosphooctulonate synthase, with the protein product MILIAGPCVIESEELVFEVAKRLVKFNEDSRIDFYFKSSFDKANRTSISSFRGPGLEKGCEILARVKKEFGFKILTDIHESYQAKPVSEVADVLQIPAFLCRQTDLLVAAAKTNSVVNIKKGQFLAADNMKYSVKKVLETRGIEGEGYEVARQNGIWLTERGSTFGYGNLVVDMRNLVLMREFAPVVFDVTHSVQMPGVAGGKSGGDARFVPYLARAAASVGVDGFFYETHINPCEAMCDGPNMLNLDELDRVVEQTLKIQEILRG
- the pyrF gene encoding orotidine-5'-phosphate decarboxylase, with translation MKLCVALDMPNMEQNLELARKLSGLDVWMKVGLRSYLRDGAKIINEIKKIDDFKIFLDLKLHDIPNTMADAAEVIASLPVDMINIHASAGKRAMGEVMNRLNLLKNRPLVLAVSALTSFNEDGFRIVYNDDIKNFVLKFCVSAYEVGVDGMVCSVFESNMIKDATSRFFLTLTPGIRPFNEDTNDQSRVADLDAAKRENSDFIVVGRPIYEDSNPREICERILSEIEVANE